The Hippea alviniae EP5-r region TCAACTTCTTGTCCACCTTTGCCTGGCGTTACACCTGCCACAATTTTTGTTCCATACTCTTTGCAGGCTTTTGCATGATAGCTGCCTTCCTTACCTGTTATACCCTGCACTAAAACCCTGCTTGTTCTATATACACATACAGCCATTTATTACTTCTCCTTTTTCTCTTCTTTTTGGTTTTTCTCTTTCTCCACTGCGCCACCCTTTGCAAGTTCGGAGACCATTTTTGCTGCTTCTTTCAAGTCGTTAGCTACATAGAACTTAAATGATGCTTTTTTAAGTATTTCCATGCCTTCTTCTCTGTTCATACCAGTCAGTCTTATTACAACAGGAATATTTACTTTAACGGTTTTTAATGCTTGGATAATGCCGTTTGCAACCTTGTCGCAGCGGACGATTCCACCGAAGATATTAATGAAGATTGCTTTTACCTTCGGGTCTCTTGTGATTATCTCAAACCCTTTTGCTATGGTTTCTGGTGTTGCTTCACCACCAACATCCAAGAAGTTTGCAGGTTCTCCACCAGCAAGTTTAATGACATCCATCGTCGTCATTGCAAGACCAGCACCGTTAACCATACATCCGATATTACCTTGCAGTTTTATAAAGTTTAGCCCTGAGAATCGTGCTTCGAGCTCGTCGGGGTCAGCTTCCGTTAAGTCTCTCATTTTTGCTATCTCTTTTCTTCTATATAGGGCGTTGTCGTCTATGTCCATTTTTGCATCAACGGCTAATAGGTGTCCAGACTTCAACACAACAAGTGGGTTTAATTCAAGAAGAGAGCAATCCTTTTCGACAAAAACCTTGTAAAGTGCACTGAAGAGCTTTGCAGCTTCCTTTTCCTGAGCCATCAGGTCAAGGTCATATTTCAATCTTCTTATCTGATAAGGCAAGAAACCGACGACAGGGTCGATAGGGATTTTGATAATGTCTTCTGGATACTTTTCTGCCACTTCTTCGATACTCATGCCGCCTCTTTTTGATGCGATGACTGTTGGTCTTGATGTTGTCCTATCAATTACGATAGAGAAGTAAATCTCTCTTTCTATGTCTGCTGCCTTCTCAACAAGCAGTTTTCTGATTACAACACCTTCTGGGCCTGTCTGTTTGGTTACCAGTTTTTTGCCAAACAGCTCTTGAGCATACTGGCGTGCTTCATCTGCCGTCCTTGCGATTTTTACGCCACCTGCTTTACCTCTTCCGCCTGTTAAAACCTGAGCCTTCAATACAACGGGCAAACCCAACTCCATCGATACCATCCATGCATCGTCAGGAAAATAGGCAACCCTGCCTTCTGGCACCGGTATGCCGTATTGGGCTAAGACTTCTTTAGCCTGATATTCGTGAAGTTTCATCAACAACCTCCAAAATAAAAAGTAAACTAAAAGTTAACTTATAACCATTTTTAAAAATAACACCAAAACAACCCAAAGTCAATGGAATATTTCTATTTGTTTTAATAATATTTTGTTTGTAGTCTATTTTTGAAGTATAATTTGAAAATAGCGGTGTGGAAAGGAGATTGAAGATGGACGGTGTTTTTGTTGTTGAGCCTTTAAGGAGCCCTTTTGGGGGTTTTGGTGGAACTCTCTCTTCTTTATCGGCTTCAGAGATTGCTTCTTTTGTGGTTAAAGAGATACTAAGCAGAACGGGTATTGAAGATGTTGATGGATTGATAATGGGTAATGTTTTATCGGCTGGTGTTGGACAGTCGCCAGCAAGACAGGTTATTATTAAATCTGGTTTACCTTATAGCGTTAATGCTTTAACCGTCAACAAGGTGTGTGGAAGTGGTCTTAAGTCTCTTATGCTTGCTGCTCAATCTATAAAATTAAAGGATAGCAGCCTAATAATAGCAGGTGGTATGGAGAGTATGTCCAATGCACCTTACTATCTTTCTAAGGCACGGTTTGGCTATAGAATGGGCGATGGAAGAGCTATTGACGGTATGATATTTGACGGCTTGTGGGATGTCTATAATAATGTGCATATGGGATACCTTGCAGAGATGGTCGCAAAAGCCAAAAAGATTACACGCAAAATACAGGATGATTATGCTGTTTTGTCTTATAAAAGAGCTCAGCATTCAGCAGAAAACGGTGTATTTAAAGAAGAGATTGTGCCTATAGAAATAAGCTCAAGAAAGGGAGTTAATGTTGTTGATAGAGACGAAGAGCCCTTCAGGGTTGACTTTGAAAAGATACCAAAGCTCAAGCCAGCTTTTGTTGAAGATGGAACAATAACAGCAGCCAATGCATCGACCATTTCAGACGGTGCAGCAGCGTTTATCGTGGCAGACTACGATGCAATAAAAAGATTTGGTTTAGAGCCCATAGCAAAAGTAGTGGCTTATTCTGAGTTTAGTTTAGACCCTAAACTGTTTCCGCTTGCTCCTATAGGAGCTATAGAGAAGCTTTTGAAAAAGACAGGACTTGATGTAAATGACATTGACCTGTTTGAAATAAACGAAGCTTTCTCCTGTGTTGTTCTTGCTGCTTTGGAAGAGTTGAAACTGGATATAGACAGGGTTAATGTGAACGGTGGCGCTGTGTCTTTAGGTCATCCGCTTGGAGCAAGTGGAGCAAGACTCGTTGTCTCTTTAACAAGGGAGATGAGAAGAAGAAACGCAAAATACGGGATTGCGGCTTTGTGTATAGGTGGCGGAGAAGCTGTTGCAACCCTGTTTGAGAGAGTGTAATTTATCTGCTTATAAACGCATAGGCGTTGTGATTATGAATACTCTCAAAGTTTTCGACTTCTATCTCAAAGTGTGAGATGCGTTTGTCTTGAAGGAGTTTTTGGGTAATGTTTCTTGCTATATCTTCAACAAACATGGGATTGTTGTATGCTTTTTCTGTTACATACTTCTCGTCTGGCCTTTTTAGAAGGGAATAAATGTCGCAGCTTGCAGAAGACTCCGCCACATTTATTAGGTCTTCTATCCAAACAAACTCTTTTAAAATCGCCGATATTTTTGCTATACCACGCTGATTGTGTGCTCCATAATCGCTTATCTCTTTTGAGCATGGGCATAGACTTGTTATAGGCACTTTTACGGTTAAGGTTATCTCTTCGTTGTTGTTTTCATCGCCACATGCTTTAACTTCGCACTCATAACTCATTAATGATTTTATACCTGTTATTGGAGCTGCTTTTTCTATAAAGTAAGGAAAGTTTAGCTCTATATATGATTTTTTTGCATTTAGCCTTTCTCTCATCTCTCTTAGAATCTTTCCTATTTTTCTTATGTCTATACACTCTCTATTTTCGTTCAATATCTCTATAAATCTGCTCATGTGTGTGCCTTTGAAATCACTCGGAAGCAGAACATACATATTTATTTTTGCTATTGTGTGCTGATGCTGTTTTGTTTTATCAAGCAGCGTTATAGGATATGTAAGGTTCTTTACGCCGACTTTGTCTATTGGTATGTTTCTTTCGTCCTTTTGCGATTGGACATCTGCCAAGTTGCTCATACATGCCTATTGTAATTTAGATTGAACTTAAAATCAAATCACTTCCAACTCTTTTGTTTTTCTGTAATATTTGATTACAAGAAGCTTTGTAAAATCGTTGAATACAAACCATGCAAGTGCGTATGCCCACATAAATAAAGCCCATTCAAAACCTATCGGAGTCATGATGCCAAACCCATAGATGGCGATTACTGTTCCTATGATTCTTGTTGAAAATGTGGCAAGGAATAGGGTAAATGACGGGTAGGGTTTTTTAAAGAACCAATCATCAATCCTTGTATTGTAAATTGTTCCATGTCCTGCTATGACCATCTTTGCAAAGAAGATTGACTGAACAAATGAATACCATGACTCTTTGTCGTTCATG contains the following coding sequences:
- the sucC gene encoding ADP-forming succinate--CoA ligase subunit beta, coding for MKLHEYQAKEVLAQYGIPVPEGRVAYFPDDAWMVSMELGLPVVLKAQVLTGGRGKAGGVKIARTADEARQYAQELFGKKLVTKQTGPEGVVIRKLLVEKAADIEREIYFSIVIDRTTSRPTVIASKRGGMSIEEVAEKYPEDIIKIPIDPVVGFLPYQIRRLKYDLDLMAQEKEAAKLFSALYKVFVEKDCSLLELNPLVVLKSGHLLAVDAKMDIDDNALYRRKEIAKMRDLTEADPDELEARFSGLNFIKLQGNIGCMVNGAGLAMTTMDVIKLAGGEPANFLDVGGEATPETIAKGFEIITRDPKVKAIFINIFGGIVRCDKVANGIIQALKTVKVNIPVVIRLTGMNREEGMEILKKASFKFYVANDLKEAAKMVSELAKGGAVEKEKNQKEEKKEK
- a CDS encoding thiolase family protein, with amino-acid sequence MDGVFVVEPLRSPFGGFGGTLSSLSASEIASFVVKEILSRTGIEDVDGLIMGNVLSAGVGQSPARQVIIKSGLPYSVNALTVNKVCGSGLKSLMLAAQSIKLKDSSLIIAGGMESMSNAPYYLSKARFGYRMGDGRAIDGMIFDGLWDVYNNVHMGYLAEMVAKAKKITRKIQDDYAVLSYKRAQHSAENGVFKEEIVPIEISSRKGVNVVDRDEEPFRVDFEKIPKLKPAFVEDGTITAANASTISDGAAAFIVADYDAIKRFGLEPIAKVVAYSEFSLDPKLFPLAPIGAIEKLLKKTGLDVNDIDLFEINEAFSCVVLAALEELKLDIDRVNVNGGAVSLGHPLGASGARLVVSLTREMRRRNAKYGIAALCIGGGEAVATLFERV
- the folE2 gene encoding GTP cyclohydrolase FolE2 — encoded protein: MSNLADVQSQKDERNIPIDKVGVKNLTYPITLLDKTKQHQHTIAKINMYVLLPSDFKGTHMSRFIEILNENRECIDIRKIGKILREMRERLNAKKSYIELNFPYFIEKAAPITGIKSLMSYECEVKACGDENNNEEITLTVKVPITSLCPCSKEISDYGAHNQRGIAKISAILKEFVWIEDLINVAESSASCDIYSLLKRPDEKYVTEKAYNNPMFVEDIARNITQKLLQDKRISHFEIEVENFESIHNHNAYAFISR